Sequence from the Myxococcales bacterium genome:
CGGGCGGGGTCGAAGTAAGGGGGGGTGCCGGTGACGAGCTCGTAGCCCCCAGCGACGACGCCTTCGGAAAGCCCCTCCCGGAAGTCACCCTCGAGAAGCTGAACGCGCGCGCTGAGGCCGTTGTAGGCGAGCGACCGGCGCGCCAGCCCGGCGCTCAGGGGCTGGGCTTCAACACCGGTGGCGTGGGATTGGGGAAAGCGCCACGCCAGCATCATCAGCACGGAGCCGATGCCGCAGCCGAGATCCAGGTGGCGGGTCGGCGGGCGGGGAACCCGCTGGGCAGCGACGTGGGCGGTGACGAGATCATCGAGTGACCAGCGGTGCCCATCCTGGCGCTGAAAAATGCGGAAGTCGCCGGCCAGGTAACAGAGGTCTTCACCAGGGCCGGGCACGAGCTCGGGACGGCCTTGGGGGCCTGCGGGGTGCGGCCCCCCGGGGACGAAACCGGCCGGGCGTCGCGCGGGGCGAATGAGGCCTGGAGCGGACGACTTCGAGCCAGAGGGGGGCGAGGACAACGGCATGCGGCCCGGGCGAGTATGGGGCGCGAAGGCAGAGGGGGCCAGGGGGCAGGACGCCGGGGCACGTCCCGCCAGGGGTGAGCGGGGTTCCGACAGGCAGGCGGATGTGTTCTGTCGACAGCGAATCATCAGGTGTTGTG
This genomic interval carries:
- a CDS encoding methyltransferase, which produces MPLSSPPSGSKSSAPGLIRPARRPAGFVPGGPHPAGPQGRPELVPGPGEDLCYLAGDFRIFQRQDGHRWSLDDLVTAHVAAQRVPRPPTRHLDLGCGIGSVLMMLAWRFPQSHATGVEAQPLSAGLARRSLAYNGLSARVQLLEGDFREGLSEGVVAGGYELVTGTPPYFDPARGVQSEKPQCGPCRFEHRGGVEAYCDAAARYMTANGLFVMVAPTDQATRAIDAGKAAGLVPGHRLDVVPRAGKAPLVTVFAFARTSGAASTETLVVRDHESKWTPAFKEVRRAMGMPCAWS